One window of the Streptomyces asoensis genome contains the following:
- a CDS encoding VWA domain-containing protein, translating into MSDPTPEAVPDDNRRQVLYWRLLARLFDPEEQAGLESASLAVIDDIGLPPALLDPQTSVDSIVQRHPELAAEFDGLMVPDPDTDTDTGTDTEAAADGDARDRAAEVRRAALVSKVLLNVFSTGSGAVSAGQLSRWQSDAGWLERALGCRPGELRGGRGTTPDTGEIVPALGPELGAIEADLVRRMHLREVLADPVLAARLTPSMSLIEQLLRDKSNLSGVALANAKSLIRRFVDEVAEVLRTQVEKATVGALDRSVPPKRVYRNLDLDRTIWKNLTNWSPEEERLYVDRLYYRHTARRTTPQRLIVVVDQSGSMVDSMVNCTILASIFAGLPKVDVHLIAYDTRAIDLTPWVNEPFEVLLRTKLGGGNDGPIAMAMARPKIAEPKNTVLVWISDFYEFDRSQPLFEGIEEVHRSGVKFIPVGSVTSSGRQEVNPWFRERFKTLGTPVISGHIDKLVHELKTFLT; encoded by the coding sequence ATGAGCGACCCCACGCCGGAAGCCGTACCCGACGACAACCGCCGCCAGGTCCTGTACTGGCGGCTGCTGGCCCGCCTCTTCGACCCCGAGGAGCAGGCCGGCCTGGAATCGGCGAGCCTCGCCGTCATCGACGACATCGGCCTGCCGCCCGCGCTGCTGGACCCGCAGACCTCCGTCGACTCGATCGTCCAGCGCCACCCGGAACTGGCCGCGGAGTTCGACGGGTTGATGGTTCCCGACCCGGACACGGACACGGACACGGGCACGGACACCGAGGCTGCGGCCGACGGCGACGCGCGTGATCGTGCGGCGGAGGTGCGGCGCGCGGCACTCGTGTCCAAGGTGCTGCTGAACGTCTTCTCCACCGGCTCGGGAGCCGTCAGCGCCGGACAGCTGTCCCGCTGGCAGAGCGACGCCGGCTGGCTGGAGCGCGCCCTCGGCTGCCGGCCGGGGGAGTTGCGCGGCGGTCGTGGCACGACACCCGACACCGGCGAGATCGTCCCCGCTCTCGGCCCGGAACTCGGCGCCATCGAGGCGGACCTCGTCCGGCGCATGCATCTGCGCGAAGTGCTCGCCGACCCCGTGCTCGCCGCGCGGCTCACCCCGAGCATGTCGCTGATCGAGCAGTTGCTGCGCGACAAGAGCAATCTCTCCGGGGTCGCCCTCGCCAACGCCAAGTCGCTGATCCGCCGCTTCGTCGACGAGGTCGCCGAGGTGCTGCGCACCCAGGTGGAGAAGGCCACGGTCGGTGCGCTCGACCGCTCGGTCCCGCCCAAGCGCGTGTACCGCAACCTCGACCTCGACCGCACCATCTGGAAGAACCTCACCAACTGGAGCCCCGAAGAGGAACGCCTCTACGTCGACCGCCTCTACTACCGCCACACCGCCCGCAGGACGACACCGCAGCGGCTCATCGTGGTCGTCGACCAGTCGGGCTCGATGGTCGACTCCATGGTCAACTGCACCATCCTGGCGTCGATCTTCGCCGGACTGCCCAAGGTGGACGTGCACCTCATCGCGTACGACACCCGAGCCATCGACCTCACCCCCTGGGTGAACGAGCCGTTCGAGGTGCTGCTGCGGACCAAGCTGGGCGGCGGCAACGACGGCCCCATAGCCATGGCCATGGCCCGCCCGAAGATCGCGGAGCCCAAGAACACCGTGCTGGTGTGGATCTCGGACTTCTACGAGTTCGACCGCTCCCAGCCGCTGTTCGAGGGCATCGAGGAAGTCCACCGCTCCGGCGTGAAGTTCATCCCCGTCGGCTCGGTGACCAGCTCCGGCCGGCAGGAGGTCAACCCCTGGTTCCGGGAGCGGTTCAAGACCCTCGGCACACCGGTGATCTCCGGCCACATCGACAAGCTCGTCCACGAACTCAAGACGTTCCTCACCTGA
- a CDS encoding helix-turn-helix domain-containing protein: MALVLTTDSVPDGERLAHWRDALGRALVPMAVTARQDGPFEGRVSTERLGYLRIATIEADAQRLSRTAAHLTDAVPAVACVAVGVQTAGTATLVQDGRRAFVGEGDLMVYDTGRPYSLDFPGRFVARVVHLPRRALGLPEEGLRRVTGTAIAGTAGFGALLVNFLTTLTASVPPCAPAVATRLATGVVDLFATLVQERTQDDAPPDANPGDHLVLRVRDHIDRNLGDPGLSPQSVAAAHHISVRYLHRLFEGEGITVARLIQRRRLERCARELHRPDTTAPTVSAVAQRWGFANPAHFSRVFRAAYGRSPREWRGAREELLPTG, from the coding sequence GTGGCCCTGGTGCTGACGACTGATTCGGTTCCCGACGGGGAGAGGCTCGCCCACTGGCGGGACGCGCTGGGCAGAGCACTGGTGCCGATGGCCGTCACCGCACGGCAGGACGGCCCGTTCGAGGGCCGGGTCTCCACCGAGCGGCTGGGATACCTGCGTATCGCCACGATCGAGGCCGACGCGCAGCGCCTGAGCCGCACAGCGGCGCACCTCACCGACGCGGTCCCGGCCGTCGCGTGCGTGGCGGTCGGCGTCCAGACGGCGGGTACGGCGACCCTGGTCCAGGACGGCCGGCGTGCCTTCGTGGGCGAGGGCGACCTCATGGTCTACGACACGGGGCGGCCGTACTCCCTGGACTTCCCGGGGCGCTTCGTCGCGCGTGTCGTCCACCTGCCGCGGCGGGCGCTCGGCCTGCCGGAGGAGGGCCTGCGCCGGGTGACCGGGACCGCGATCGCCGGGACGGCGGGCTTCGGCGCCCTGCTGGTGAACTTCCTGACCACACTGACCGCCTCCGTCCCGCCCTGCGCCCCGGCAGTCGCCACCAGGCTGGCCACGGGTGTCGTGGACCTCTTCGCCACCCTGGTGCAGGAGCGGACCCAGGACGACGCGCCGCCGGACGCGAACCCGGGAGACCACCTCGTCCTGCGCGTCCGCGACCACATCGACCGCAACCTCGGCGATCCGGGCCTCTCCCCGCAGTCCGTCGCGGCCGCGCACCACATCTCCGTGCGCTATCTGCACCGGCTGTTCGAGGGCGAGGGCATCACGGTCGCGCGGCTGATCCAGCGGCGCCGTCTGGAGCGGTGCGCCCGGGAGCTGCACCGGCCCGACACGACGGCTCCCACGGTGTCGGCGGTCGCCCAGCGCTGGGGTTTCGCCAACCCGGCCCACTTCAGCCGGGTCTTCCGCGCGGCCTACGGGCGCTCCCCACGGGAGTGGCGCGGGGCGCGGGAGGAGCTGCTCCCGACCGGCTGA
- a CDS encoding ATP-binding protein → MSGEQAAFGALLREFRLAASQTIEGLAEASGVSVRGIGDLERGRRAAPQRRTVAALADGLGLAEAPRERLLTAARAGRDGGYRPVGVRAFPRGVDDFVGREGELARLAALAEREAVAQPVVVAVSGPPGTGKTTLALHAARGLAERFPHGQLVLDLRGTDDDPPGPAELVLRVLKALQVADRDLAQAGPQGHPELYRQLLAERRCLLVLDNARDEAQVRPLLPAAGAGMVVVTSRRMLTGLDSVHRLPLGELDPVAAAELLTSLVGADRAAADPAALRAVAERCGHLPLALRVAGNWLATRTGWSVRRLADRLAVEERRLDALAAGDVRVAAAFDLSYRQLTPAAARLFRRLALVPGQDTAAPGAARLTGQPVFDAEDTLEELVETGLLGTDGDRYRLHDLLRLYARTRLEAEESARDVDRARAELFRWLLDTAVVAGRWFEPGHGAPPSTWRGTVDLSTAGLARAWLQAEGDNWLAALRAAEAAGEHATVVEVAESLHWFSDQWIFWGHWPEVFGTAARCARALGDPALEATQLNYHAWALLVCERRHQDSLLRSAEALAAAERAGDAGQQAWAHMYQGWALQQITDLGPAADHMQRAAHLFETVGDLHGGLQARHGRAIVLAKLGLTEEAHAFYRDTLALLEQVSDRLEPHIADVTRIGLHAGLGSSFGVLERWTEAVDHLTTAVAICRASGNTALESRQLVHLGNALLSAGRPAEARAAFARCVSLGVHADPRPVDEARGVLARLDAP, encoded by the coding sequence TTGAGCGGGGAGCAGGCGGCGTTCGGGGCGCTGCTGCGGGAGTTTCGGCTGGCCGCGTCGCAGACCATCGAGGGCCTGGCGGAGGCGTCGGGTGTGAGCGTGCGGGGCATCGGGGACCTGGAGCGCGGGCGGCGGGCGGCTCCGCAGCGGCGGACGGTCGCCGCGCTCGCGGACGGTCTGGGCCTGGCCGAGGCGCCACGGGAGCGGCTGCTCACGGCCGCGCGGGCCGGGCGTGACGGAGGCTACCGCCCGGTGGGGGTGCGGGCGTTCCCGCGCGGCGTCGACGACTTCGTCGGCCGGGAGGGGGAGCTGGCGCGGCTGGCGGCGCTCGCGGAGCGCGAGGCCGTCGCCCAGCCGGTGGTGGTGGCGGTGTCCGGGCCGCCGGGCACGGGCAAGACGACGCTGGCGCTGCACGCGGCCCGCGGTCTCGCCGAGCGGTTTCCGCACGGGCAGTTGGTGCTGGACCTGCGCGGCACGGACGACGATCCGCCCGGTCCCGCCGAACTGGTGCTGCGGGTGCTGAAGGCCCTTCAGGTGGCCGACCGGGATCTCGCCCAGGCCGGGCCGCAGGGTCACCCGGAGCTGTATCGGCAGCTGTTGGCGGAGCGGCGCTGTCTGCTGGTGCTGGACAACGCACGCGACGAGGCTCAGGTGCGTCCGCTGCTCCCGGCCGCGGGAGCGGGCATGGTGGTGGTGACGAGCCGTCGCATGCTGACCGGGCTCGACAGTGTGCACCGGCTGCCGCTCGGTGAACTGGACCCCGTCGCGGCCGCCGAGCTTCTGACCTCCCTCGTCGGAGCCGATCGGGCCGCTGCCGATCCGGCCGCCCTCCGTGCGGTCGCCGAGCGCTGCGGACACCTGCCGCTCGCCCTGCGGGTGGCGGGCAACTGGCTTGCCACCCGCACCGGTTGGAGCGTTCGCCGGCTCGCGGACCGCCTCGCGGTCGAGGAGCGGCGGCTGGACGCACTGGCCGCCGGGGACGTACGGGTGGCCGCCGCCTTCGACCTGTCCTACCGCCAGCTGACTCCCGCGGCCGCCCGGCTGTTCCGGCGTCTCGCCCTGGTCCCCGGCCAGGACACGGCGGCACCCGGCGCCGCCCGGCTCACGGGTCAGCCGGTGTTCGACGCCGAGGACACCCTGGAGGAACTGGTCGAGACCGGGCTGCTGGGAACGGACGGGGACCGCTACCGCCTGCACGACCTGCTGCGGCTGTACGCCCGCACCCGGCTGGAGGCCGAGGAGAGCGCGCGGGACGTGGACCGGGCCCGCGCGGAACTCTTCCGCTGGCTGCTGGACACCGCGGTCGTCGCGGGCCGCTGGTTCGAGCCGGGCCACGGTGCTCCGCCGTCCACCTGGAGGGGAACGGTGGACCTGTCGACCGCGGGCCTGGCCCGCGCATGGCTTCAGGCGGAGGGCGACAACTGGCTGGCCGCTCTGCGCGCGGCCGAGGCCGCCGGTGAGCACGCGACCGTGGTGGAGGTGGCCGAGTCGCTGCACTGGTTCTCCGACCAGTGGATCTTCTGGGGCCACTGGCCCGAGGTCTTCGGCACGGCCGCCCGCTGCGCGCGGGCCCTGGGCGATCCGGCCCTGGAAGCCACCCAGCTCAACTACCACGCCTGGGCGCTCCTCGTGTGCGAGCGCCGCCACCAGGACAGTCTGCTGCGCTCCGCCGAGGCCCTCGCCGCAGCGGAACGGGCGGGCGACGCGGGCCAGCAGGCCTGGGCCCACATGTACCAGGGCTGGGCGCTTCAGCAGATCACCGACCTCGGTCCCGCCGCCGACCACATGCAGCGCGCCGCCCACCTGTTCGAAACCGTCGGTGACCTGCACGGCGGCCTCCAGGCCCGGCACGGGCGGGCCATCGTCCTGGCGAAACTGGGTCTGACCGAGGAGGCACACGCGTTCTACCGGGACACGCTCGCCTTGCTGGAGCAGGTCAGCGACCGGCTGGAACCGCACATCGCCGACGTCACCCGGATCGGGCTGCACGCGGGCCTGGGCAGCAGCTTCGGTGTGCTGGAGCGCTGGACGGAGGCGGTGGACCACCTGACCACCGCCGTCGCGATCTGCCGGGCCAGCGGCAACACCGCCCTGGAGAGCCGTCAGCTGGTCCACCTCGGTAACGCGCTGCTGTCCGCCGGACGTCCGGCGGAGGCACGTGCGGCCTTCGCGCGCTGTGTCTCCCTCGGTGTCCATGCCGACCCACGACCCGTCGACGAGGCCCGCGGCGTCCTCGCCCGTCTCGACGCGCCCTGA
- a CDS encoding ATP-binding protein codes for MTDLLRAPAELKYAEELDWLESIDDNPKPFSWRLSPKMVRLFVLGSERADGLDREIAPKWFGDRSFVERSIVTLASDRGLLLIGDPGTGKSWLAELLSAAISRNSTLVVQGTAGTTEDHIKYSWNVSMVIAKGQSRESMIPSPIMTAMETGSIGRFEELTRSTSDVQDALISILSEKYISVPELGSDQDSDNIVFAKPGFSVIATANSRDRGVNDLSSALKRRFNFVRIPVVTNKKSEAEIVRFRTEELLRRHRIELDVPPTLLDVLLRSFADLRASSAAAGSDDEKLESALSTAEQIGVLEDAILHSNFFGERALTAHTLASSLVGSLARRAPEDLAILNKYLHGVVEPRSKEEGGSWPEFLEGGRDAIATLS; via the coding sequence ATGACCGACCTGCTGCGCGCCCCCGCCGAGCTCAAGTACGCCGAGGAACTCGACTGGCTGGAGTCGATCGACGACAACCCCAAGCCGTTCTCCTGGCGGCTGTCCCCGAAGATGGTCCGTCTGTTCGTCCTGGGCTCCGAGCGCGCCGACGGCCTCGACCGGGAGATCGCGCCGAAGTGGTTCGGCGACCGCAGCTTCGTCGAGCGCTCCATCGTCACCCTCGCCTCCGACCGGGGCCTGCTCCTGATCGGCGACCCCGGCACCGGAAAGAGCTGGCTGGCCGAGCTGCTGTCCGCCGCGATCTCCCGCAACTCCACGCTGGTCGTGCAGGGCACGGCGGGCACCACCGAGGACCACATCAAGTACTCGTGGAACGTCTCGATGGTCATCGCCAAGGGCCAGTCACGCGAGTCGATGATCCCCTCGCCGATCATGACCGCGATGGAGACCGGCTCGATCGGCCGCTTCGAGGAGCTCACCCGCTCCACCAGCGACGTCCAGGACGCGCTGATCTCGATCCTCTCCGAGAAGTACATCTCCGTCCCGGAGCTGGGCAGCGACCAGGACAGCGACAACATCGTGTTCGCCAAGCCCGGCTTCTCGGTCATCGCCACCGCCAACAGTCGGGACCGGGGCGTCAACGACCTCTCCTCGGCACTCAAGCGCCGCTTCAACTTCGTGCGCATCCCGGTGGTGACGAACAAGAAGAGCGAGGCGGAGATCGTCCGGTTCCGCACCGAGGAACTGCTGCGCCGCCACCGGATCGAACTCGACGTCCCGCCGACCCTGCTGGACGTGCTGCTGCGCAGCTTCGCCGACCTGCGGGCCTCCTCGGCCGCTGCCGGCAGCGACGACGAGAAGCTGGAGTCCGCCCTGTCCACGGCCGAGCAGATCGGCGTCCTCGAGGACGCCATCCTGCACAGCAACTTCTTCGGCGAACGCGCCCTCACCGCCCACACCCTCGCCTCCTCCCTCGTCGGTTCCCTGGCCCGGCGGGCACCGGAGGACCTCGCCATCCTCAACAAGTACCTGCACGGTGTCGTCGAACCGCGCAGCAAGGAGGAAGGGGGCTCCTGGCCGGAGTTCCTCGAGGGCGGCCGCGACGCGATCGCGACCCTGTCGTGA
- a CDS encoding DUF5682 family protein — MTGTPEGTFTALRTQLQDAATTFADGPAALEGILRGIVDDVERAVSEPLEIFPVCHHSPASAIAMARRLREKQPRTVYLELCEDMAPLLTELRNCRLPVAVQSFASEIEGFPADWAPLSVVAPVTEASAEYQAIAYALDTPGVELVLVDRSSDHVFQWETGPDGEGDPDAPEAAEQTALHGDAVGVEIGDLRPRFAELEEHLLRHGRVRHWSEWWHQYVELPLGDSDHDTYRQVMLLIGSLFRRLAPGDPRKVRVDEDRERYMWTRMREHLAATGADPADCLYVCGAFHAASRVAEFGVHGSDTFTISPPSGTKWRHGLIPSSHGAIEAQFGLAAGSVSIAATEWAKNVRRTGVRPFRLEGQAGTKKSTKPRKALAPRAPASAGPAADRLTGFLQRPPALDALDEAELLGWSVEIVRAARRNGYLASTADAIAVFETSILLAGMRDRAKPTPYDFQDAAVTCIEKDAVPGRRDVGRLVEIMMGGDRVGQVGYDALPPLARDVHDRLAPLDLKLQQRGVQRALLDIASRPELARCSDLLWMLRRLLPQGAARPIMGERRLGEHPIQESWDLALGTHQRALIELGYEGVSIEQVLEQRLRRAAYAPQATAAQVLEAVEDATLYLRSRRLADELGTRALEVLASERSVDGAPEVLRRVRRLLAHYRTAEPVLPPWIESFVKTGYAHYCTLLPTAFTDDDATVRQVAAMLGFLFGMEGLALSLGCDRTQLELALAQSHPTEPSRTALLWAAQTHLGTLPRTALRARCAELLGNPLVVPAYPRYLSGFVHALEPVPGLADFVVEAVSNAFALLPDAVLLPWLPTLIGTLRAGGAEQAPLLIREAGRVFPARLTELDTWVPPWRLPQEPPRMPVESAASTAGGLPLLAAHPATCDALADLLGCDGAWESPDVGSSGAALLARYPQTARALEALEAVS; from the coding sequence GTGACCGGGACCCCCGAGGGCACGTTCACGGCCCTGCGCACGCAACTCCAGGACGCCGCCACCACGTTCGCCGACGGTCCCGCGGCGCTGGAGGGCATCCTGCGAGGCATCGTCGACGACGTCGAACGCGCGGTGAGCGAACCCCTGGAGATCTTCCCCGTCTGCCACCACTCACCGGCCTCGGCCATCGCCATGGCACGCCGACTGCGCGAGAAGCAGCCGAGGACCGTCTACCTCGAGCTGTGCGAGGACATGGCGCCCCTCCTCACCGAGCTGCGCAACTGCCGTCTGCCGGTGGCGGTCCAGTCCTTCGCGAGCGAGATCGAGGGCTTCCCCGCCGACTGGGCACCGCTCTCGGTGGTCGCCCCGGTCACCGAGGCCTCCGCCGAGTACCAGGCCATCGCCTACGCGCTCGACACCCCGGGCGTCGAACTCGTCCTCGTCGACCGCTCCTCGGACCATGTCTTCCAGTGGGAGACCGGACCCGACGGCGAAGGCGATCCCGACGCGCCCGAGGCGGCGGAACAGACCGCCCTGCACGGCGACGCCGTCGGCGTGGAGATCGGCGACCTGCGCCCGCGCTTCGCCGAACTGGAGGAGCACCTGCTGCGCCACGGCCGGGTACGGCACTGGTCGGAGTGGTGGCACCAGTACGTCGAACTGCCCCTCGGCGACAGCGACCACGACACCTACCGCCAGGTGATGCTGCTCATCGGCAGCCTCTTCCGGCGCCTCGCCCCCGGCGACCCCCGCAAGGTACGGGTCGACGAGGACCGCGAGCGGTACATGTGGACCCGCATGCGCGAGCACCTCGCCGCCACCGGCGCCGACCCCGCCGACTGCCTCTACGTCTGCGGCGCCTTCCACGCGGCCAGCCGGGTCGCGGAGTTCGGCGTGCACGGCAGCGACACCTTCACCATCAGCCCGCCGAGCGGCACCAAGTGGCGGCACGGCCTGATCCCGTCCAGCCACGGCGCGATCGAGGCGCAGTTCGGACTGGCCGCGGGCTCGGTGTCCATCGCCGCGACGGAATGGGCGAAGAACGTCAGGCGCACCGGCGTCCGCCCGTTCCGTCTGGAGGGCCAGGCAGGCACGAAGAAGAGCACGAAGCCGAGGAAGGCCCTCGCCCCGAGGGCCCCCGCATCGGCCGGCCCGGCCGCCGACCGGCTCACCGGTTTCCTCCAGCGGCCGCCCGCCCTCGACGCCCTCGACGAGGCCGAACTGCTCGGCTGGTCCGTGGAGATCGTGCGCGCCGCCCGCCGTAACGGCTACCTCGCCTCCACCGCCGATGCCATCGCCGTCTTCGAGACGTCGATCCTGTTGGCCGGGATGCGCGACCGCGCCAAGCCGACGCCGTACGACTTCCAGGACGCGGCCGTCACCTGCATCGAGAAGGACGCCGTACCGGGCCGGCGGGACGTGGGCCGGCTGGTCGAGATCATGATGGGCGGCGACCGCGTCGGCCAGGTCGGCTACGACGCGCTGCCGCCGCTGGCCCGCGATGTGCACGACCGGCTAGCACCGCTGGACCTGAAGCTCCAGCAGCGCGGAGTGCAGCGCGCGCTGCTGGACATCGCCTCGCGGCCGGAACTCGCGCGCTGCTCCGACCTGTTGTGGATGCTGCGCCGGCTGCTGCCGCAGGGCGCGGCCCGGCCCATCATGGGCGAGCGCCGCCTCGGCGAACACCCCATCCAGGAGTCCTGGGACCTGGCCCTGGGCACCCACCAGCGCGCCCTCATCGAGCTGGGTTACGAGGGCGTCAGCATCGAGCAGGTTCTCGAACAGCGGCTGCGGCGCGCCGCGTACGCCCCGCAGGCGACGGCGGCGCAGGTCCTGGAGGCCGTCGAGGACGCCACGCTCTATCTGCGCAGCCGCCGTCTCGCCGACGAGCTCGGTACCCGGGCCCTGGAGGTCCTGGCGAGCGAGCGCAGTGTCGACGGCGCGCCGGAGGTGCTGCGCCGGGTCCGTCGGCTGCTGGCCCACTACCGCACCGCCGAACCGGTGCTCCCGCCCTGGATCGAGTCCTTCGTCAAGACCGGCTACGCGCACTACTGCACCCTGCTGCCGACGGCGTTCACCGACGACGACGCGACCGTCCGCCAGGTCGCGGCGATGCTGGGCTTCCTGTTCGGCATGGAGGGCCTGGCGCTGTCCCTGGGCTGCGACCGCACCCAGCTCGAACTCGCCCTCGCCCAGTCCCACCCGACCGAGCCGTCCCGCACCGCCCTGCTGTGGGCGGCACAGACCCACCTGGGCACCCTGCCGAGGACGGCACTGCGGGCGCGCTGCGCGGAACTGCTCGGCAACCCGTTGGTGGTGCCCGCCTACCCGCGCTATCTCAGCGGGTTCGTGCACGCCCTGGAACCGGTCCCGGGCCTGGCCGACTTCGTCGTCGAGGCCGTGTCGAACGCGTTCGCCCTGCTCCCCGACGCGGTGCTGCTGCCCTGGCTGCCGACCCTCATCGGCACCCTGCGGGCCGGTGGTGCCGAACAGGCCCCGCTGCTGATCCGCGAGGCGGGCCGGGTCTTCCCCGCCCGGCTCACCGAGCTGGACACCTGGGTACCGCCGTGGCGGCTCCCGCAGGAACCGCCACGCATGCCGGTGGAGTCGGCGGCGAGCACCGCGGGCGGCCTGCCGCTCCTCGCCGCGCACCCGGCGACCTGCGATGCGCTGGCGGACCTGCTGGGCTGCGACGGGGCGTGGGAGAGCCCCGACGTCGGGTCGTCGGGAGCGGCCCTTCTCGCCCGGTATCCGCAGACCGCGCGGGCGTTGGAGGCGCTGGAGGCTGTCAGCTGA